One Mya arenaria isolate MELC-2E11 chromosome 7, ASM2691426v1 genomic window carries:
- the LOC128241817 gene encoding uncharacterized protein LOC128241817 isoform X2, translating into MSRLPGTNITRLPVQRWMLWTNLNIRLNGNAITCKEGCKSDDIMFNTSYLCSKNGTLNHKPSARVLRVSFAPLDKGQTTLKHWSVVSYRQLNADLYCYVYNDIRIVCDHVKSNSDPYDDTESFGTFVIFGLIVMTCLTAILALIIIVVEKLMGFHQSNPKELRRRSSLLGHLETDEVIRNCILNMHKTVSEPEAQPLRGHCNGFSSERETSFLRNSTHKSSHNRIASGSSWASSILSQTNSGLPSKASSGKKLQRSVTQAMLEDMDESNCSILFLTLPFDQYTRDVTELLRNVLSIEGGIPSQCCFDPDVLSDYQINRFTFIEEITGNTNKILVFVFLTTLSYGTKEEKLIHDLLNHCLLKQRIIPQCKVVFLHLTDDNSRLETRYHGQHIHLKNDNASKKFLSVILRECAINVDERNEDSELLKRMLSCSATKHLYQLLSYNGDKAA; encoded by the exons ATGTCACGGTTGCCGGGAACGAATATAACACGGTTGCCAGTTCAACGTTGGATGTTGTGGACCAATTTGAATATTCGATTAAATGGGAATG CCATCACTTGTAAAGAGGGGTGCAAGTCCGATGACATAATGTTCAACACATCCTACCTGTGCTCGAAAAATGGAACATTAAATCACAAGCCGTCGGCACGAGTATTACGCGTTTCATTCGCACCATTAGACAAAGGTCAAACTACACTTAAACACTGGTCAGTT GTCTCGTATCGACAATTAAATGCAGACCTCTACTGCTATGTGTACAATGACATCAGAATAGTTTGTGATCACGTGAAGTCAAATTCCGATCCATATG ACGATACCGAATCCTTTGGGACGTTTGTGATATTTGGTCTTATCGTGATGACTTGTTTAACAGCCATCCTCGCTCTCATCATAATTG TCGTGGAGAAACTAATGGGATTTCATC AAAGCAACCCCAAAGAACTTCGCCGCCGATCCAGTCTTCTAGGCCACTTGGAGACAG ATGAGGTTATCAGAAACTGCATCCTTAATATGCACAAGACAGTCTCTGAGCCCGAGGCCCAGCCACTGCGAGGCCATTGTAACGGTTTTTCCAGTGAACGCGAGACCAGCTTCCTGAGGAATTCCACACACAAGAGTTCACACAACAGGATAGCAAG TGGCTCCTCCTGGGCGTCTAGTATTCTATCTCAAACAAACTCAGGCTTGCCTTCGAAGGCATCCAGTGGTAAAAAGCTTCAAAGAAGCGTTACACAGGCTATGCTGGAAGACATGGACGAAAGCAACTGTTCAATTCTATTTCTAACTCTACCCTTCGACCAGTACACCCGAGACGTTACCGAGCTTCTTCGGAACGTTTTGTCTATTGAGGGTGGAATTCCAAGCCAGTGCTGCTTCGACCCCGATGTTTTGAGCGATTACCAGATCAATAGATTCACTTTTATAGAAGAGATAACtggaaatacaaacaaaattctGGTGTTTGTGTTTCTTACAACATTGAGTTATGGAACCAAAGAAGAAAAGCTGATACATGACTTGTTAAACCACTGTCTCCTAAAACAGAGAATCATTCCTCAATGCAAGGTTGTCTTTCTTCACCTAACGGATGACAACAGTAGGCTAGAAACAAGATACCATGGCCAGCATATTCATCTGAAGAATGATAATGCTTCTAAGAAATTTCTCTCTGTGATCTTGAGAGAATGTGCAATCAATGTAGATGAAAGAAATGAGGATAGTGAATTGCTTAAAAGAATGCTGTCATGCAGTGCCACAAAGCATTTATATCAGTTGCTATCGTACAATGGCGATAAGGCAGCATGA
- the LOC128241817 gene encoding uncharacterized protein LOC128241817 isoform X3: MSRLPGTNITRLPVQRWMLWTNLNIRLNGNAITCKEGCKSDDIMFNTSYLCSKNGTLNHKPSARVLRVSFAPLDKGQTTLKHWSVVSYRQLNADLYCYVYNDIRIVCDHVKSNSDPYVVEKLMGFHREYKDRRESNPKELRRRSSLLGHLETDEVIRNCILNMHKTVSEPEAQPLRGHCNGFSSERETSFLRNSTHKSSHNRIASGSSWASSILSQTNSGLPSKASSGKKLQRSVTQAMLEDMDESNCSILFLTLPFDQYTRDVTELLRNVLSIEGGIPSQCCFDPDVLSDYQINRFTFIEEITGNTNKILVFVFLTTLSYGTKEEKLIHDLLNHCLLKQRIIPQCKVVFLHLTDDNSRLETRYHGQHIHLKNDNASKKFLSVILRECAINVDERNEDSELLKRMLSCSATKHLYQLLSYNGDKAA, encoded by the exons ATGTCACGGTTGCCGGGAACGAATATAACACGGTTGCCAGTTCAACGTTGGATGTTGTGGACCAATTTGAATATTCGATTAAATGGGAATG CCATCACTTGTAAAGAGGGGTGCAAGTCCGATGACATAATGTTCAACACATCCTACCTGTGCTCGAAAAATGGAACATTAAATCACAAGCCGTCGGCACGAGTATTACGCGTTTCATTCGCACCATTAGACAAAGGTCAAACTACACTTAAACACTGGTCAGTT GTCTCGTATCGACAATTAAATGCAGACCTCTACTGCTATGTGTACAATGACATCAGAATAGTTTGTGATCACGTGAAGTCAAATTCCGATCCATATG TCGTGGAGAAACTAATGGGATTTCATCGTGAGTATAAAGATAGAAGAG AAAGCAACCCCAAAGAACTTCGCCGCCGATCCAGTCTTCTAGGCCACTTGGAGACAG ATGAGGTTATCAGAAACTGCATCCTTAATATGCACAAGACAGTCTCTGAGCCCGAGGCCCAGCCACTGCGAGGCCATTGTAACGGTTTTTCCAGTGAACGCGAGACCAGCTTCCTGAGGAATTCCACACACAAGAGTTCACACAACAGGATAGCAAG TGGCTCCTCCTGGGCGTCTAGTATTCTATCTCAAACAAACTCAGGCTTGCCTTCGAAGGCATCCAGTGGTAAAAAGCTTCAAAGAAGCGTTACACAGGCTATGCTGGAAGACATGGACGAAAGCAACTGTTCAATTCTATTTCTAACTCTACCCTTCGACCAGTACACCCGAGACGTTACCGAGCTTCTTCGGAACGTTTTGTCTATTGAGGGTGGAATTCCAAGCCAGTGCTGCTTCGACCCCGATGTTTTGAGCGATTACCAGATCAATAGATTCACTTTTATAGAAGAGATAACtggaaatacaaacaaaattctGGTGTTTGTGTTTCTTACAACATTGAGTTATGGAACCAAAGAAGAAAAGCTGATACATGACTTGTTAAACCACTGTCTCCTAAAACAGAGAATCATTCCTCAATGCAAGGTTGTCTTTCTTCACCTAACGGATGACAACAGTAGGCTAGAAACAAGATACCATGGCCAGCATATTCATCTGAAGAATGATAATGCTTCTAAGAAATTTCTCTCTGTGATCTTGAGAGAATGTGCAATCAATGTAGATGAAAGAAATGAGGATAGTGAATTGCTTAAAAGAATGCTGTCATGCAGTGCCACAAAGCATTTATATCAGTTGCTATCGTACAATGGCGATAAGGCAGCATGA
- the LOC128241817 gene encoding uncharacterized protein LOC128241817 isoform X1 — protein sequence MSRLPGTNITRLPVQRWMLWTNLNIRLNGNAITCKEGCKSDDIMFNTSYLCSKNGTLNHKPSARVLRVSFAPLDKGQTTLKHWSVVSYRQLNADLYCYVYNDIRIVCDHVKSNSDPYDDTESFGTFVIFGLIVMTCLTAILALIIIVVEKLMGFHREYKDRRESNPKELRRRSSLLGHLETDEVIRNCILNMHKTVSEPEAQPLRGHCNGFSSERETSFLRNSTHKSSHNRIASGSSWASSILSQTNSGLPSKASSGKKLQRSVTQAMLEDMDESNCSILFLTLPFDQYTRDVTELLRNVLSIEGGIPSQCCFDPDVLSDYQINRFTFIEEITGNTNKILVFVFLTTLSYGTKEEKLIHDLLNHCLLKQRIIPQCKVVFLHLTDDNSRLETRYHGQHIHLKNDNASKKFLSVILRECAINVDERNEDSELLKRMLSCSATKHLYQLLSYNGDKAA from the exons ATGTCACGGTTGCCGGGAACGAATATAACACGGTTGCCAGTTCAACGTTGGATGTTGTGGACCAATTTGAATATTCGATTAAATGGGAATG CCATCACTTGTAAAGAGGGGTGCAAGTCCGATGACATAATGTTCAACACATCCTACCTGTGCTCGAAAAATGGAACATTAAATCACAAGCCGTCGGCACGAGTATTACGCGTTTCATTCGCACCATTAGACAAAGGTCAAACTACACTTAAACACTGGTCAGTT GTCTCGTATCGACAATTAAATGCAGACCTCTACTGCTATGTGTACAATGACATCAGAATAGTTTGTGATCACGTGAAGTCAAATTCCGATCCATATG ACGATACCGAATCCTTTGGGACGTTTGTGATATTTGGTCTTATCGTGATGACTTGTTTAACAGCCATCCTCGCTCTCATCATAATTG TCGTGGAGAAACTAATGGGATTTCATCGTGAGTATAAAGATAGAAGAG AAAGCAACCCCAAAGAACTTCGCCGCCGATCCAGTCTTCTAGGCCACTTGGAGACAG ATGAGGTTATCAGAAACTGCATCCTTAATATGCACAAGACAGTCTCTGAGCCCGAGGCCCAGCCACTGCGAGGCCATTGTAACGGTTTTTCCAGTGAACGCGAGACCAGCTTCCTGAGGAATTCCACACACAAGAGTTCACACAACAGGATAGCAAG TGGCTCCTCCTGGGCGTCTAGTATTCTATCTCAAACAAACTCAGGCTTGCCTTCGAAGGCATCCAGTGGTAAAAAGCTTCAAAGAAGCGTTACACAGGCTATGCTGGAAGACATGGACGAAAGCAACTGTTCAATTCTATTTCTAACTCTACCCTTCGACCAGTACACCCGAGACGTTACCGAGCTTCTTCGGAACGTTTTGTCTATTGAGGGTGGAATTCCAAGCCAGTGCTGCTTCGACCCCGATGTTTTGAGCGATTACCAGATCAATAGATTCACTTTTATAGAAGAGATAACtggaaatacaaacaaaattctGGTGTTTGTGTTTCTTACAACATTGAGTTATGGAACCAAAGAAGAAAAGCTGATACATGACTTGTTAAACCACTGTCTCCTAAAACAGAGAATCATTCCTCAATGCAAGGTTGTCTTTCTTCACCTAACGGATGACAACAGTAGGCTAGAAACAAGATACCATGGCCAGCATATTCATCTGAAGAATGATAATGCTTCTAAGAAATTTCTCTCTGTGATCTTGAGAGAATGTGCAATCAATGTAGATGAAAGAAATGAGGATAGTGAATTGCTTAAAAGAATGCTGTCATGCAGTGCCACAAAGCATTTATATCAGTTGCTATCGTACAATGGCGATAAGGCAGCATGA